GCAGGAAGCCCTCGTCCGGGGCCTTGCCGCCGAGGTCCTCGAAGAAGGGGGCCATCTCGGCCTGCCAGCGCGCGTTCACTTCACGCCCCCGCATGCCCTCCTGCGCGGCCCGCAGGTCCGGCGTCTCGAAGTAGCCGATCAGGAGACCGTCGTCCCCCAGAAACAGCGAGTAGTTGTGCCAGCCGGTCTCGCGCAAAGCCCCGAGCATGTCGGGCCAGACCTGGGCGTGCCGCGCCCGGTACTCGGCGAGGTGTTCGCCCCTCACGCGGAGCACAAAGCACACGCGGTGCCGCTGGGGCGGGGCTGAGGTGGACGCTGACGACACAGGGAAGCCTCCGGGACGGGAGCTGAGGGACCAAAAAGGTGCGCGCGGGGCGGCGCGGTAGGGTTGGGTTCTGCCCCACATCTAACACCGCCCCCCGCAAAATTGCAAGGTCTTGTCATTTTCGGCGCGAGTGATGTTAGATTGGGGCATGGTTTCCGAA
The sequence above is a segment of the Deinococcus sp. YIM 134068 genome. Coding sequences within it:
- a CDS encoding L-rhamnose mutarotase is translated as MRGEHLAEYRARHAQVWPDMLGALRETGWHNYSLFLGDDGLLIGYFETPDLRAAQEGMRGREVNARWQAEMAPFFEDLGGKAPDEGFLRLEEVFHLD